ATCGACCGATCGGTCGACCGGCCGGGCACTATCTACAACGGCCGTACTACGGAAAATATCCGATCGGCGGCACGCATTCGAAATAATGGCCGCGTTTAACGGTGTCACTTGGTCACCGGCACGGCACGGCACCGCATAGTAACAGCGCAGAGCGATGCGATGCGGTGCGGTGTAACGGGCGTGAGCCGATTGAGTAAGAGattttgcgcgcgcgcatctGTACGCTTCTCGTGCATGGAGCCAAGATAGACATCCTCCCGGCACCAAGCCGGCAAGcaagcaggcaggcaggcaggcaggcagaccggccggccggccggccggccgaaCCTGCGACTGGCCTCAATTATAACatatccgcgcgcgcgcgcgtcgcacAACGATGCGAGACGTAAACAACGCGCTCTCGATCGCGTCTGCCGGCGTGGCGGATCGCGGTCCACACGCGAGATTGAGATGTATTGTGAGCATCGTCCACGTATTTTAGGAATGCACTTAGACagaattaagatatattgttattaagcaTAAAACTACTTATCATCTACGGAATGCACTTACAGAGGATTAGAGATATACTCCTAATgtatattttccattattctgtttttaagaAGTACTTTACATTGTTCTCCTCTGAGTGTATGGAATTTCCCTTTTTTATAGTAAACATAATACGTCATTCTACCCATATAAATAGGGCACCCTTCGACGACAGAGTCAGTTCTCTCAGTTAATAGTTCACAGTACGTAGTACTCAGAATCACGTagttataagtaataattgtaaaaatttgtgaaataaagttttttttttataagaagaaaACGACGATTCTTAcaattggtggcagcggtgcgGGATAATTAGCAAATAGTGAAAAGTGCTTTTACTTCGAGGACAATATACTAGTTGCACTAGTTACCTCCGAGGAGGACCCGAAGATTATCCTGCTGTATCGAACTCAACGGGGACAGACTGGCGTGGACAGAGTACAGAGGGGTAGAGAAATAATTGCCTCTGAAACGGAATCAAGCGAGGGTAGCAATATTCTAGAGTCAAGAATTTTCGTTACCGCTCCAATGTCGCGCGCACAGAGTCCTAACCGCGAGCAAAACGCTCACTTTCAACATATTAACCGACACAAATGCTCGAAATGACAGACGCAATAAGAGAACTCAAAATCAAATAacggaaattaaaataaacggaCATGCGAATCAAATTCCATTGCAAACGACAAGAGAAGAGACTGTTGAACctgaaaacattataaaaaattacaataaagttaTGCAACTAATTCCGGAATTTGATGGAAATAATGTGGAAACCTTTATAAACCACATACAAACAGCAGTAAAACGATTAGCAGTCGATCAACATGAGCTGCTTCTCTGTAGCATTGTGGCACAGAAAACTCACGGGAAGAGCAAAAAACTCAATTAGAACAGACACTACGCCAAACTTTCCACAGTTTTACGAAAAACTGAGATATCTTTACGGCAAAGCACAGAATATCTCCGCTTTAGAGGTGCAAAGAGACACCTGCATCCAACGTCAGAGCGAGTCCATCGATGAATTCATAAATAGATTTCTTCGCATACATGATGAAATCATTCACGCAGTAAATTCACAGGGCACTGGCATCGCAACTATTTGTGTACAGGAACAGCTTATACCAGCAGAAAGCTGTGGAAGTGTTTCGTCGCAACGTAAAACCTGAGATTGGTGATCATTTGTATTGTTTTGAGTTCAGCCTGCTCAACGAGGCATTCTCCAAAGCGAGAGCTTTCGAGGGAGAGCTCCGACTAAGAAAAATGCGAATGCAACGCTATGAATCTTCAAAAAGATTCTCTCAAGAAAAAACACGGTTTCAACCCAAGGAATGCAGCTATTGTAAGAAGCGTGGACATGAAGAAAAGGAGTGCAGAACGAAGGCATTCCACCTGCAAAAGGGACAGCAAAATTTTCGCGAGCGCCAACATCCGAATCAACCACCGGACCGAGCATCGCATCATTTGTATGCAGCCAATCAGGACCTAAACAACAGCAACGACGAGAAGTCTACCAAGGACCCGGCGGCACGTACGTCAGAGCACCCAGAATTAAATTGAAGATTCCAGGTTCAAAGATACTATTTTCTTAGTAGATACAGGTTCAGACATATCTTTAATACATGAAATGTTTATTGAAAATCATAACTTACTAAAGTTAGACGCAATAATTGTATCTGGAGTCACTACGCACTCCATAAAAACTAAATACGCGGTAGTAGTAGaggtatttgaaaaaaaacatacatttcATGTATTAGATGATCATTCGCCAGTACAGCATCAAGGAATACTAGGTATTGATTTTCTCACagcaaacaattttatattttcaaacgaGCGACTAATTCTAAGcggaaaagaatttaaaaggtGCGATAAACCGCATCCCGATAACGTGAAAAGAAAACAAGACGTGTTAGTAATATTCAAAGATGACACTGGAGCGATCACGAGAATGAATGACTCTAACAAACCTATATTGCCGTCACACTTACATTCTGAGATAAAAGGCATTGAAAGTTTTTACGAGACATCAATCTATCCCATTTCAGAAAGATATTAGATAACACGCGTTTAGAAActattgaaagaaaataccCGTCTTTCACATATTCAGAACATTCCAGCGAGATCTGGGATATCATAACGGAATTCcatgatatttttaccttacCAGGAGACCCTCTTCCTCttactaaattaattgaacACGAAATTAAAACCTCGGACGAAATTCCTGTTAACACAAAACAATATCGTTATCCTCCAATACACCAAGAGGAAATTAAGAAACAGATTAAAGACATGCTTGCAAAAGGAATTATACAGGAATCAGATTCACCTTATAATTCACCCCTTTGGATTGTACCTAAAAAGCAGGATGCTTCTGGTAAAACCCAAATGGAGATTAGTAATAGATTTTAGAAAACTTAATGAAAAGACCATTCAAGACGCTTATCCGCTTCCAAATATAGACGAAATATTAGATCAGTTAGGTAATGCGCGATATTTTTCTGCTTTTGATCTGGCATCGGGTTTCCATCAAATCGGCATGCATCCCAAAGACATTCAGAAAACAGCCTTTTCTACTCCAAACGGACATTATGAATACACTCGAATGCCCTTcggtttaaaaaatgcacctCCTACCTTTCAAAGAATGATGAATCGGGGCTTAAAGGGATTAATTGGTAATAATTGCTTAGTTTATATAGACGACATAATAGTTTATGGAAAAACAATCGAAGagcataacaaaaatttaagaatattatttgaaagacTTAGACAGGTCGGGCTAAAATTACAACCCGATAAGTGCGAATACCTCAAACCGGAACTTGAATATTTAGGGCACGTTATTTCGGAACAAGGCATACAACCTAACCCTAATCGAATCGAGAAGGTAAAAACTTACCCAGTACCAAGAAATCCGAAAGAAATCAAACAATTCCTTGGGCTAGTCGGTTACTACcgtaaatttatcaaagaCTTTTCCAAGATAGCGAAACCGTTAACACGATTACTCCAAAAATCCTCAACCTTTCAATGGACTAACGAACAACAACATTCTTTTGAATCTCTCAAATCCAAGTTAATAACGCAACCTGTATTATCTTATCCTGACTGGAACAGACCGTTTGTTTTGACCACTGACGCATCTAATGAGGCCATCGGGGCAATACTCTCACAAGGAACAATAGGCAAAGACAAGCCATTGGCTTTTGCCTCTAGAACGCTTAATAAAGCAGAGACTCGATATAGCACTACGGAAAAAGAATTACTCGCAATTGTATGGGCGACAAAACATTTTAGACAATATTTatacggaaaaaaatttacaatcgtAACGGACCATAAACCTTTAGTCTGGCTAATGAACGTGAAAGATCCTAACTCCAGATTAATGAGATGGAGACTTAAATTAGAAGAATTCGATTacgaaattgtttataaaccGGGAAAAACTAATACTAACGCCGACGGACTGTCACGAATTCCAGTAAATGCAATCGACTCCTATCTTTCCGATGAAGATATCGAACACATATTATCAGacataataaaagagaaacgCGAAATTAAGATTGCTTTTAACAAAGATCCAGTTCCGGgatggttaaatattgatccgAAATCTGTCTCCTTGGAAAATCtcttaactttaatatcaccAATCATTGAGGATACAAATGCTGATCCTGACAAATGGACGTTATATTTCATAGGACCTATTAATACCAAGACACGAAACACTATAGACGCTTTAATTAACACGTACAACTTGCAGTCTAAAACTAAGACGATAATAGAAGAACGACCGTCTCAATGGTTTGAAGATAAGTTTCCACTACCAACTCCAACGAACGAATACTTACCTGAAAACGATTACGAAATACAAAAGGGACCATCATCTTCTCCCTCAATTCCATCCTCATCCAAACCAAAAgtgaataaacaaataatagtaAGAAATCAAGTCGGTAGGCAAaccaataaaacaatattatttatcgaaaCCCCTCCTGAAATTACTAGAGAAAACGAAGTTTATGTATCTCCTCACGCAACTCACAGACAATTAAGTATTCAACTACATGACTTTTTAACTGAGAACGATCATcatctaaatataatacacgATCAGAAGGAAGTTAGTAAATTGATTTCAGTTATCGACGAATATTATCTTGGAgacaaattatacatttacgtTTCTCAGTATCTtccagaaattaaaaataaaaatgaaattatatcggATGCACATTCCGGCATATTAGGCGGTCATTATTCAACAGAAAAGACGCTTCAAAAGATTAGACAAAAATACAATTGGCCAAACATAACTGTTGACGTCAAAGAATTCATTGACAAGTGTGAATTATGTCAACTCAACAAGCCAGGTACTCAAAAACCTTACATCTATTCTTCTCCTGATATCCCACAAACTCCAAATGACAAAATATCCATCGATATCATGGGACCGTTTGAAATAACAAACAGAGGAAACCGGTATATCCTTGTTACCCAAGACTACCTGACACGATATATTCTCGTAGAACCTCTAGTAGATAAATCTACGGCCGCGATTATTAGAGCCTTGTGGTACTCCTGGCTCAGATATTTCGGAAAACCTAAAGAACTACTTTCCGATAACGCTTTAGAATTTACTTCTAACGAATTTAAGACACTTTGTGATAAATTGCATGTAAAACACGTACTAACTTCAGTTTATCACCCGCAATCGAACGGAAAAAATGAGAGATCACACTTAATACTAACCGAATATATTAGACATTACATTAACGAACAAGAGCAATGGGATATGATACTACCCCAAGCAATGCTCACATACAATTGcacagttaataaaaatacaggcTATACGCCTTACGAGTTACAATTCGGTAGGGAACCAAATCACATCTTCAGTGAAGAAGATGAAAGGGTAACCcttcaaaaacaaattgaagACTCACGTCTTCAACACGAAAATAAATTGGAAGAAGCGCGTAGGAGCATACGCGACTATCAAAATTCCAATATTCCTATCAAAAATTACGTACCAATTGAAAGCAATGAGTTGATTCTTGTAAAGAATTTCAATGCCAAGTCATTCGAGCCACAATGGAAAGGTCCTTTTCCTGTTGTTCGACATGACAAATTCATAACATATCATATTAGAGAAAACGgagaaattaaacaatatcaCAGAAGTGATATTAAACCTTTCGTTTCAGGCAATAGGAATGGATCTGATACGAATCATTCCGATACTTCTTCTCCTGATTCCCCAGGGTCATCTTACTGACaatgtagagagagagaagttcAAGATCGCTCAGCTAGATGATAGTGAAGTAATTTACCTTGAAACTttagataaagtaaaattataccaCGAACAATGGAAGATTGTAGTAGGATATGATTTATCGGATTTAGAGAAAAACTTTGCTATACTTAAAAAAGCGTATACTGATTTACTTAACCATTATTGTGTTAGTGAAAGGAAATGGATATGTTCCTCCCAAAAACGAATAACTAAGCGATTAGATCAACTAAGCGAAATAGAAAACGAAGTAGAGAACGTTCAATATTTAGCCGGATTTCAAAAGTTAAATAGAACCAAGCgcggattatttaattttataggtGAAGTCAGCAAAACATTATTTGGAACTTTAGATGATACCGACGCGACCTATTATAATAACGAACTAGATAAATTGTATGCGAATCAGAAAAATGTACAACTAAGTACATGCAAATTCAAAACACTTTATGGATCCAACTCCATACAAATCGGGATTGGATTGGTATAGCTCCAAAAGAAGAGCTGGTGCATGTACTTTGTTCCGATAAAATACCTCGTAGAGCACGAGTCTTTCGAAATTTTATACTTCATTTAGAACCAGATTGTACAGTAATTTCCAATACAGCTACTTTAAAACCTGACAATATAGTTGTAGACGAAATCGAAATACACAAGACTATTCATTTAATAGaccaaaaatcaattaatgagACACTTTTTCAATATCAATTAACAGATATACCTATGGacttaataaaagaaactcATATTGAACCGGAACGATTGCAAACTTTAGGCAAAACTTTAGAAGAATTAGATAACATAGCGGAACGAATATCAACACATCAAAGAACCATTAcatggaaagaaaaatttatgtattatcttCAATTGGCAGGATATATAGCCCTTGGCTCCGTCCtgtttgtatttctttataaaatcgGATTATTTTCAAGCATTATTTATCTATTGAAACAGCTGTGTGGAAATTGCTATAATCAGTGCAGCTTTGGAAATCGCGCACCTACGCAACATGTACATTACACGCCTCATGCTCTACATGTTAATAATGAACTAGAACCAGCAATTAGACGATTAGTCCGAaccaaaatttgaataaacctcaaatttctttataaggAGGGAGGTGTGAGCATCGTCCACGTATTTTAGGAATGCACTTAGACagaattaagatatattgttattaagcaTAAAACTACTTATCATCTACGGAATGCACTTACAGAGGATTAGAGATATACTCCTAATgtatattttccattattctgtttttaagaAGTACTTTACATTGTTCTCCTCTGAGTGTATGGaatttccctttttttatagtaaacaTAATACGTCATTCTACCCATATAAATAGGGCACCCTTCGACGACAGAGTCAGTTCTCTCAGTTAATAGTTCACAGTACGTAGTACTCAGAATCACGTagttataagtaataattgtaaaaatttgtgaaataaagttttttttttataagaagaaaaacgaCGATTCTTACAGTATAGGAAGGGTTGTATCgctttattgatattttacgaCGCGCGTTTTTATGTTGCATTATATTTTCGGCGCGATTTTAACGAACGGTTTCGACACGAAGCGAGACATAACGCTCTCACGGTGTGTGTTTTTACCTTCGGTATAGGCTCGAcgattaaatgaaaatataataacgtgTATCCCATGTGATCCGGTTGATTTATAACTTCTTAATAACAGCCGTAGATCTCGGTAGCCTCGAAAGCACATGGTACTTCGTTCCGTCATTGACCCAGTATCTGATATAGACGCTACACgccaaatatatatgtatgtaccgTAGAAATTACCAGAGTAGAGGTACACTACCAAGTATACTGCCAAGCAATTGGATAGTATATTATCCGTGCATTATTAGCGGGAATTACCGGCCGATATTCGAACGTTACGAAATTACACCGTACAAATATTTGATCGACCCGCTCCCGCCTCCCCCGCGCGTCGCCCGTGTCGCAGGGGCCACGCGACGCCGCGCGGCGTCCGCGGATGTTTCTCCGTAAACCGCCGCAATCGGGCCGCATTATCTGCGCCGGGCTAACGCTTCCGGCAAATAACGCCGTCTTATCTGCCCTGGCGGTGCGGCCCCCTCGGTTTTAATATCTCCTTGCTTTTCGCCGTGGCCTCGCTTATCCGCGGAAGCCGCCGCGGCCTGTTTGATTCGTCGCCGCGCGCTCGTTCGTGGCTCCCCGTCCGTTCAACAGCTGCCGACAGCCACCGAGATGATATCCAACGTATAATTCATCGCTCCAGTTACTCTCGCCGCCGACGGCAGGTGgccaatctctctctctttctctctctctctctctctttctctctttcttgtcAAGGTTATCGCAAAGTTGGAAGTGGAAAATCCATCACGAAGGCTTTGCCGTCGACTACGGCGATGATCGTCATTTCATACGGATCAGAAGTTTTCACGGGCGAGAACGAACGTCCGGCTTACAGATCGCGAGACCGCTCGTTTAGAGTTTTACGAGAGAGGCAGATTCTCATTGTCGATCATTGAGAAAGTTCGCTCCCGGTCGTATAtgatatctttaatatattatcaatgcTCCCCCGGCGTCGACACACTTCCCGCTAAATTTCTACAGCACATCGAAGAAGTTCAGTTGAAGCAAATACATCGCATGTGTacacactttattttaaaaaaaaagggggcaCTTCGTATCCTTGATttcatttaaaagattaaattttttttctgcaagTTGTATCAGAGGCGAGCTAAATTCCAAATCGAACGAGTTTAATACCGCGTGTGCGGTAAGAACGTGCGATCGTTTGAACGGCATCCGCGATGATTCGAGAGATTTCTCGGAGCCGTACTGAATTATGTCATACGTGCTCGCATCACTTGGTCGGTAAATAGGTTACGCAAGATGGATCGCGGATATCTACTTCGCGCGCTATTAACCAGGCCGGCATCGCCGGCGTGTGTACACACGTTGTTCGCGAGTAACAGCCAGACTAAGCGCATGATAAACAGACACGAGGGAGAAGTCTCTTCAGAAGTGCACCGGGACTGCCCACGTTGTTGCAACTAGGCGTTGCGCATGCCTTGGCATTTACAGATCGGCACCTCGACCGAGTGCCGCTATAGGAGCgtctcccttcctccctctctttctctctctctctctctctctctctccgagATGTGAAATTCATTTGAGATGTAAGAAAAGAAGTTTCATctcactgtttttttttcctacaaaCTTGCTTGAATGCATAGAAGCATTCGGCGACTTACTGGCCTTTTTCAGTTTTTGTGCTCGAGGCACGCGTGTCAAGCGCTGCTAGCTGTCAATTATGACAGTTTGACGTTGCCTATTTCTTTGCTATAAATATCTCGACACGGCGGCGGCGCGCTCTTTTCGAAAAGGATCCCGCGTCTGGTAAATGTTACGACGTTTATGACACCTAGCGCAACTCGATATTGCGCTCCTCGACCCGCGTTCTGTTATCCGCGCGACTTtcttcttattaatataattggaCACGCGGTTGCTCTGAGCTGAACAGGCGAGGATGCCCGAAGGATTCTATCGCAGATTCGATTTCTAAATCTGtctcttttatctcttttatcttgaaataaattccaatttttGATGTGATGTTGTCCAAGctggtatttatttatttttttaattgaaagtcgattttaatattttttttgtgacCAAATTAAATACAGGCTATTAAACATTGGTGAATATGAGACATAGATTTTCGCGAATCTTCAAGtttgtatttgtttaatttacgtttctgGGATTTTTCACAAAG
This genomic stretch from Monomorium pharaonis isolate MP-MQ-018 unplaced genomic scaffold, ASM1337386v2 scaffold_278, whole genome shotgun sequence harbors:
- the LOC118648195 gene encoding uncharacterized protein LOC118648195, whose protein sequence is MLLVKPKWRLVIDFRKLNEKTIQDAYPLPNIDEILDQLGNARYFSAFDLASGFHQIGMHPKDIQKTAFSTPNGHYEYTRMPFGLKNAPPTFQRMMNRGLKGLIGNNCLVYIDDIIVYGKTIEEHNKNLRILFERLRQVGLKLQPDKCEYLKPELEYLGHVISEQGIQPNPNRIEKVKTYPVPRNPKEIKQFLGLVGYYRKFIKDFSKIAKPLTRLLQKSSTFQWTNEQQHSFESLKSKLITQPVLSYPDWNRPFVLTTDASNEAIGAILSQGTIGKDKPLAFASRTLNKAETRYSTTEKELLAIVWATKHFRQYLYGKKFTIVTDHKPLVWLMNVKDPNSRLMRWRLKLEEFDYEIVYKPGKTNTNADGLSRIPVNAIDSYLSDEDIEHILSDIIKEKREIKIAFNKDPVPGWLNIDPKSVSLENLLTLISPIIEDTNADPDKWTLYFIGPINTKTRNTIDALINTYNLQSKTKTIIEERPSQWFEDKFPLPTPTNEYLPENDYEIQKGPSSSPSIPSSSKPKVNKQIIVRNQVGRQTNKTILFIETPPEITRENEVYVSPHATHRQLSIQLHDFLTENDHHLNIIHDQKEVSKLISVIDEYYLGDKLYIYVSQYLPEIKNKNEIISDAHSGILGGHYSTEKTLQKIRQKYNWPNITVDVKEFIDKCELCQLNKPGTQKPYIYSSPDIPQTPNDKISIDIMGPFEITNRGNRYILVTQDYLTRYILVEPLVDKSTAAIIRALWYSWLRYFGKPKELLSDNALEFTSNEFKTLCDKLHVKHVLTSVYHPQSNGKNERSHLILTEYIRHYINEQEQWDMILPQAMLTYNCTVNKNTGYTPYELQFGREPNHIFSEEDERVTLQKQIEDSRLQHENKLEEARRSIRDYQNSNIPIKNYVPIESNELILVKNFNAKSFEPQWKGPFPVVRHDKFITYHIRENGEIKQYHRSDIKPFVSGNRNGSDTNHSDTSSPDSPGSSY